In Gammaproteobacteria bacterium, the DNA window GCTACCGTTAGTAACAAAGTTAATCAGCAGATGAACGCAGCGCTAAAAATACTAGCCTCAAGCTCAGATATAAATTATCAAACGGGAAATTACCAGACTCACCCCACTTATCAGCGCCAAAAAATTTCCGGTTGGCAAGCGTCGCAACAACTCATTTTAAAAAGCAGCGACGTTAAGCAAATGACCGACTTAATAGGTAAACTGCAATCACAGTTAAAACTGTCGAGCATGAAATTTGAAATCAGTAAAAAGGTTCGTCACAACGTCCAAGATAAATTATCAGTGACGGCACTGAACCAATTTAAAGCGCGTGCGACCTTAATTCAGCAAACAATGGGCGCTGATAGCTACCGAGTGGTTAATGTTGATGTTAACTCCGGCATGCAATTTATGCCGCAAGCCCGATCCATGATGATGAAATCAGCAATGTCGATGTCAGCAGAGAACATGTCAGCACCTTCCGTTAGCAGCGGTACCAGCAAAATAAATGTCCGGGTTAGTGGTCAAATTCAACTGGTGTTTAACTAAAAACTGCTCCTGCGTTACCCTACCTCCTAAATCCATTTAGTCGTAAGCATCGCCGCTCTATGCTATTGCCACCAGGGATGGTGGTACTTAGGTTTTGTCTGGAACTTAAAACCTGTGACACCAGGGATGGTGCTACTTAGGAAATGTCTGGAACTAATTTCCTGACTCGATAATTGCTCCTGCGTTACTCTACCTCCTAAATCCATTTAGTCGTAAACATCGTCGCTCTATGCCGTCCTTGGCACCGCGACATTGCATGCAGGGATGCATGTACTTAAGCTTTGCAGGAGCAAAAAGCTTGACCGTTCATCCTCGGTAACTGCTCCTGCGTTACTCTACCTCCTAAATCCATTTAGTCGTAAACATAAAAAAGCCAGTTTGCATTGCAAACTGGCTTTTCTTTGACTCAAGCTAACGTCTTAGCTTGGCAATAACTTTTAATTTAAGCTTTCGTATCTAATGGTGCAGGTTTAGCAACGACAACCATCGCCGGGCGTAACAAACGACCGTTTAGCTCATAACCTTTTTGCATGCAGTCAATGACCGAGTTTGGCTCAGCGCCAGGGACTTCAATCATGGTCATTGCTTGATGCAATTCTGGGTTGAATATTTCGCCCACTGGGTTTATTTGCTTAACACCTGATTTATCCAGCGCAGTAGTAAAGCTATTAAGTGTCATCTCAATACCTTCAATAATTGACTTAAACTCTTCGTTGTCTTTATCAATTGATGATAAGGCACGATCTAAGTTATCAACTACAGGTAATAATTCTGACGCAAATTTATTAAGTGCAAATTTATGCGCTTTTTCTACATCAATGCTAACGCGACGACGCATATTTTCAATATCGGCACGACCACGTAAAACACCATCTTGTTGTGCAGCAACTTTTTCTTCGCTTTTCGCTAACGCTAGCTCAAGTTCAATAATGCGCTGTTCCATTGAATCAACGATAACACCGTCGTCAGCTAATTCAGGGGTAATATCTTTTTCAACGACAGGTGTTTCTTGTAATTCAACATCCTGTGGCTGGCCATCTAAATCTTTATCGCTCATCATTTTTCCAAATTCAATGTTTAATACTTATGCTGTTTATTATGGGGATCAAATTTTTTGATTCAAGAGTAAAAACCAAAATTAACAACGCAAGTTAAATTTCTTGCCCGTCCACAAAATTAACACCTTGTTTTTGTGGCGCAATCTAAAAAGATGGGGGTATACTTGCTATTATCTCTGTCAGGTAAATATTTATACTATGAAGCGCCCATTTAACACCATTGGTCTGGTTGGTAAAGCCAATCATCATGCCACCAGTCAAACATTATCTGAGCTTTATCACTTGCTCATATCTCTTGATTATCAAGTCTTAGTTGAAGAAATGGTCGGTCAAGACCTTGAGGAACTAGCGCTTGAACGGGTCGAACTTACCACAATAGGTGAACGTTGTGACTTAGCCATTGTCATTGGTGGTGATGGCCATATGCTCGGCAGCGCAAGGGTTTTAGCGCGTTATGACATTGCCGTAGTTGGCGTTAACCGCGGTAATCTTGGTTTTTTAGCCGATTTGGATCCCGACAATTTAGAAGCGCCACTATGCCAGATATTACAAGGGGAGCACCTGATTGAGCAACGTTTTCTGCTCGAAGCCCAAATTTTTCGTCATGGCATGATGAAAAGCACCAATACCGCCATGAATGAAGTTGTCTTGCACGCTGAAAAAGTCGCACACATGATTGAGTTCGAGCTATATATTGACGACTTGTTTGTTTACCATCAACGCTCTGATGGTTTAATCACTGCGACCCCAACAGGTTCGACAGCATATTCACTGTCTGGTGGCGGCCCGATTTTAACCCCGAATATGGATGCTATTTCGCTGGTCCCAATGTTTCCGCATACATTAAGTTCAAGACCAATAGTGATTGCCGGTAATAGTCAAATTAAGCTGCGGATCCCAAATTATACCGATGATCAAATCCAACTAAGCTGTGACGGACAAGTTACCTTAGCCGTACAACCCGGTGATGAAATCATCATTAAGAAATGTACCAACCTGCTGCAGTTAATTCACCCAACAGGATACAGCTACTACGAAGTCTTGCGCAGTAAATTAAATTGGAACGAGCAAAAGGTTGTAAGGCGTAAACCTTAAGCTTGAGAATCAATTAAGGCCATAGTTTTTAATACTTTTTTAGGCAAAGACGTAACGACTAAATTAAAGGAATTATCGATCATCCGTTCAATTTCCCCAGCGGCGATTGAACCATCAATGACTACGGTATTCCAGTGCATTTTATTCATGTGATAACCGGCAGTTATTGCATCATAAATATCACGCAGTGCTAAGGCTTCATCGGGATCACATTTTAAATTAAGCGCACACAAGCCACTGGCACGATCGGTTGTAACTGACGCAAACA includes these proteins:
- a CDS encoding SIMPL domain-containing protein (The SIMPL domain is named for its presence in mouse protein SIMPL (signalling molecule that associates with mouse pelle-like kinase). Bacterial member BP26, from Brucella, was shown to assemble into a channel-like structure, while YggE from E. coli has been associated with resistance to oxidative stress.) encodes the protein MYKLHQLFISLLLTTFSLAASATELNFNLYQLVAATEEQVDNDIMKVTLTASHQAQSSATVSNKVNQQMNAALKILASSSDINYQTGNYQTHPTYQRQKISGWQASQQLILKSSDVKQMTDLIGKLQSQLKLSSMKFEISKKVRHNVQDKLSVTALNQFKARATLIQQTMGADSYRVVNVDVNSGMQFMPQARSMMMKSAMSMSAENMSAPSVSSGTSKINVRVSGQIQLVFN
- the grpE gene encoding nucleotide exchange factor GrpE — translated: MSDKDLDGQPQDVELQETPVVEKDITPELADDGVIVDSMEQRIIELELALAKSEEKVAAQQDGVLRGRADIENMRRRVSIDVEKAHKFALNKFASELLPVVDNLDRALSSIDKDNEEFKSIIEGIEMTLNSFTTALDKSGVKQINPVGEIFNPELHQAMTMIEVPGAEPNSVIDCMQKGYELNGRLLRPAMVVVAKPAPLDTKA
- the nadK gene encoding NAD(+) kinase; translated protein: MKRPFNTIGLVGKANHHATSQTLSELYHLLISLDYQVLVEEMVGQDLEELALERVELTTIGERCDLAIVIGGDGHMLGSARVLARYDIAVVGVNRGNLGFLADLDPDNLEAPLCQILQGEHLIEQRFLLEAQIFRHGMMKSTNTAMNEVVLHAEKVAHMIEFELYIDDLFVYHQRSDGLITATPTGSTAYSLSGGGPILTPNMDAISLVPMFPHTLSSRPIVIAGNSQIKLRIPNYTDDQIQLSCDGQVTLAVQPGDEIIIKKCTNLLQLIHPTGYSYYEVLRSKLNWNEQKVVRRKP
- a CDS encoding MmcQ/YjbR family DNA-binding protein; amino-acid sequence: MDNHEKYKQYLLGKPYALLDHPFGLAVMVFKVKGKMFASVTTDRASGLCALNLKCDPDEALALRDIYDAITAGYHMNKMHWNTVVIDGSIAAGEIERMIDNSFNLVVTSLPKKVLKTMALIDSQA